From the Hydrogenispora ethanolica genome, the window GGTCCGTGGCCTGGTCGGGCCATGAAGGGCCATCGGCCGGGCCAATCGCCGAGCTGGAAAGCGATTTTCCGGTGACCGACGGCGCAACGCTGATTCCGGTGCGGGAGATGGACGCCGCGTCGGCTTATTTGCTCATTGTCACGGCCAAGGATCACGCCGCCGCCGGGGGAGTGCGCAAAGCCTGGCAAGGGACATACGAGGCGGAAGACGCCCAAATCAGCGAGGGCATCATTATCGAAGGCGGCACGCCCGCCCAGCCGAACCGGAACTATCATTCCGGCCGGGGCCGGGTGGGAGAGCTCGGGCAAGACGCCAGCCGGGTCCGGTTCACGGTCGCTGTGCCTTATTCCGGAAGCTATGCGCTGGACATTTTCTACGGCAACGGCCACGGTGCCATGGCCGGACAATGGCTGGGCGTGGATGAGCGGGATTGGCGGTTGCTGGAGTATCATCCCAATCTGGCCTGGGGCTTTATCGACCGGAAAACCGTCCCCCTTGAGTTGAAGCAAGGCAGGCATACCATCACCTTGGCGAAGTATGCCGCCGGGGCCGGTCTGGCGGAGCTCGCGGTGGATTTGGACAAGATCGTGCTGGCTCATTCGGCCCCGGCTCCCGGCCCCCGGCATTATCCCGCGGCATACGCCGAGCTTCTCGGAATGGCGAAGCTGGGGCGCGAAATCGGCGGCTATTCCGGGAATGGCTATGTTTTGTTGGGTGGCGGGGACGCGGGGGTGCGTTTTGTAACGGGTCAAGCGAACCATGGATTCAATCGGATCCGCATTCGTTACGCGATCGCTTCCCATTCTGAAGATCCTGAGACTTCGGCCATCCCTGCGCTGTCTATCAACGTCAACGGCGCGGCTTGGGAATTGCCGCGTCCTGAATCCTTGAATCCGAATCAATGGCAGGACGCCGCTTGCCAAGTCTTTTTGCCCGCCGGGATCAGCCAAATAACTTTTGGGAGTCGCGCTGGGAACCCCAATCAAAACATTGCTTTGGATTCCATCGCGCTGGAGGAGGGAAACGGCCCGGTGGCAAGCTACGAGGCGGAAGCCCCCGAAAATACCCTCGCCGGAAGCGCCAAGGTTGGCGACGACGCCTACGCTTCAGCCGGCAAATATGTGCGGGACATCGGTGACGGGGCGGAGAATTTTCTGCAATTCAACGGGATTACAGTGGAGGCCGACGGGACCTATTGCATGGTTATCGATTATGCCAACGCTGAAAAGGTCGGCGCGCATCAGTATAATGTAAATATCGTGGACCGTTACGCGGATATCTGGGTTAACGGTCGGGAAGCCGGGCGGGTCTATTTCCGGAACACCTTCGGCTGGAATTCCTACCGCAGCAAAGCCGTTCATCTTGAATTAAAAGCCGGCGCGAACACCATCCGCTTCTCGAATGCCGAAGCGGCCGCCCCGCATATCGATAAGATTACGATTGCGCCCTTCCAAACGTAAAGCGCCCCTGATTCCGGGAACGCCGACTCGAACTCCTTTCGCACAACGAAAGGAGTTTTTTAATTGGCAGTGGTTTTTCGGCCCGAAAAAGGGGTCTGGTTCCCGTATCCCAAGCCCCGGGGAAGCTTCCCGGAACCTCGGGGATGCTTCCCGAAGCTTTGTCGATGCATCCCGAAGCCTCCGTCCTCTTTCCCCGAGGTTTGGGGAAGCATCCCGAAGGTTTGGTCCTTTATTCCGGAGCCTTCGGGATGATTCCCTGGGGTTCCGGGATGCTAGGATGACCTTTCGGGAAGAAAGGATCGTAGGATCCTATGAAAGGATCATGGGATCCCTTACAAGGATGAAGGCCATCCCTTACACGGATCATAGCATCCCTTACAAGGATCGGAAGATCCTATGAAAGGATCGAGGCATCCCTTACAAGGATGGCTTTCATCCTAACAAGGATGAAGAAGATCCTAGTTGGACGGAAGACCATACCTGACATGAGGGGAGATCAACTGATATATTAGGTGTCCGGGGAAGCGGGGGCGGGACATCGGGAACCAGGCCGGGGATACCGGTGAGCTAAACGGATCCTTGACGTTTGGAAGCGACGTCATGAAGCTTCTTGCGCGCCGGAGCGCGGAGCGGAACCATACCGACGTCGCGTTAGCGCGGATCCGATGCAACAGAGCCCATCATGCCATGAGCAAAACCGCCTGCCGTCAGGCGGCATGTTTCCGCAGGCAGATCCATTTTATTTCGGAATTTGGGTATTGTGTAAATTAATATATTAAGCTAATATATTAGTATACAATCCTTCAAATTTTGTTTAAATACAAGCTACATCGAGGGAAGGAGGTCTAGGAGGACAACCGCTTCATCGCCGGATTGCGCGCGATCCTGAAAAGGGGGATGGATGTACCGCGGTATCGGTGGTGACCAATTTTTTTACGAATTTAAGGGAGGAACGACATCGTGATTGACATGATTACCGGTCTATTGCTGCTTGTTACATTTATTGGCCTGATCATCTATTGTATGAAAGGCGGAAACCTGCTCGTCGGTTTCATCGCCGCCTCCATCGTTTGGTGTATCATTGGACGGGTGCCCATGAGTACCGTTGTTACCGATATTTTTCAAACATCGGTCGAAAATTACGGGAAGACCATTGCCATCATTGTCTTCGGAGCCTGGTTCGGCCGGGTGCTGGTGGACACCGGAATCGCGGGCTATATTATCAAAAAAACCGTCGAACTGGCCGGGGACATGCCCCTGGTTACCACGTTGATGCTGAGCATCGTCTGCGCTTTGATTTTTACCAGTGCCTTCGGCGTCGGCTCGGTGATGGCCATCGGCATGATTGTGCTGCCGATCCTGTTCTCCCTCGGCATTGATAAGAAAACTGCCTTGGGCGCGTACCTGCTGGCCGTCGCGGCGGGCATGTATCTGAATATCGCCTATGTCAACCAGTTCTTCGCCGTATTCCCCAATGTGAAATATGACGATCATTATATCCGTTTCGCGATCATTGCCACCATTGTACATGTCGCGGTGATGTGCGCCTTTATCGTGTTCAATTACTTCCGGAGCAAAAAAGGCGGGAAAGCCCGCGCCTGGGCCGTCGGCGCCGCCGCGGAGCAGAAAGATGCCAAATCGCTGGGCTGGTACTGCGTGATTGTGCCCTTCATCCCGATTATCATGGTTTCATTCTTCAAATGGCAGCCGATCCCCTCGTTCCTGTTGGGAATCTTCCTTGGCTTGCTTTTGACCCGCAACTTTGCTTCGTACAGCCTGGCCGTGGAGAAGATCCAAAAGACGCTGTATGACGGCATCGCCGACAGCGGCCTGCTGATTGGGATGCTGTACAGCGTCAACATCTTCCAGGCCGCCGCCAAACAAGTTTCTCCCATTCTCCAAAATTTGCTGGGCGGCATTATTCCGACCGCGCCGGTGATCATTCTGATCGCGTTCTGCGTGCTGGCGCCGCTGGCGCTGTTCCGCGGGCCGCTGATGATCTGGGGCTCCGGCATCGCCTTGGTCTCCATCTTCCAGGCGATGGGCGTATTCAGCGAAATGTTCTTGTTCGCGCTGTTTTTGGTTCCGCCGGTCGCCATCGTGGCCAGCGCCTGCCCGACCCAGTCGTGGACCATGTGGGGCCTGAGCTACGCCAAGCTTGAGCCGAAACAGTATATCAAAACGAACCTTCCTTGGGCATGGGCCATTTTGATCATTGTCGAGATCCTGGCCTTTGTGATGATTGGCAACGTTTAAGCGGCCCGGGATGAGCCGGCCTGAAACCGGCCGGCTCATTATCCAATCATAAATGTTTGAATCGGGCGTGTCAGAGCGCCGGGAATCGCGTTTTCCCGCCGGCGCAGTTGACTGCACGCCCAATAATCGGAGGATTTTGAATATGAGCAATCGCGCAATTCGCATCGGAATCGACGTCGGCGGCACCCATACCAAAGCCGTCGCCATTGATAACAACACCAATCAAATCGTGGGCAAAGGCTCGGTGATGACCACCCACCATCACGAGCGCGGCGTGGCCGCCGGCGTGGTGGAGGCCTTCCAGAAATGCCTCGCCGAAAACGACATCCGTCCCGATGAGGTGATCTTTATCGCGCACAGCACGACTCAGGCCACCAACGCCTTGCTCGAGGGGGACGTGGCCCGCGTCGGCGTGATCGGGCTCAGCGGCGGCGGACTCGAGGGTTTCCTCGCCAAACGGCAGACGAAGATCAAAGATATCGACCTCGGCACCGGCAAGTTTATCGAGATCGATCATACGCACCTGAAGATCAAGGAAATGTCCCCCGAAAACGTCAAAAACACCATTCAGAGCCTGCTGGAGCGGGGCGACCGGGTCATTGTCGCCAGCAAGGCCTTTGGCGTGGATAATATGCGGGAAGAACGGATGGTGGCCGAAGAGGCCGAGCGGCAGGGCGTTCCCTGCACCGTGGCTTCGGATATTACCAAGTTGTACGGCCTGACCACCCGTACCCGCACCGCCGCGTTGAACGCTTCGATCCTGCCGAAGATGCTCGAAACCGCCAACTCCACCGAGCAGAGCGTCCGTTCCACCGGCATCAAGGTGCCGCTGATGATTATGCGCGGCGACGGCGGCGTGATGGAGATCAACGAGATGAAAAAGCGGCCGATCCTGACGATGCTCTCCGGTCCGGCGGCCAGCGTCATCGGCGCGTTGATGTATTTGCGCGCCTCCAACGGCATTTACTTTGAGGTGGGCGGCACTTCCACCAACATCGGCGTCATCAAGAATGGCCGGCCGGCGGTGGACTATTCGATCATCGGCGGACACCGGACCTATGTAAACAGTCTCGATGTGCGCGTCCTGGGGGTGGCCGGCGGCAGCATGGTGCGGGCCAGAAAGGGCGAAGTGATCGATGTCGGACCCCGTTCCGCCCATATCGCGGGCATGGGTTACGCTTGTTTTACCGATCCGGCTTTGTTTGACGGCGCAACATTGTATTACGTGAAACCCCGCGAGAATGACCCCGCCGATTACGTGGCGATCAAGCTGAACAACGGCGAGAGCGTTACCATTACCAACACCTGCGCCGCCAATGTCCTGGGCATTCTGGGGGAAACCGATTACGCGCGCGGCAATGCCGGGTCGAGCCGCAAGGCGATGCAGCTTTTAGCCGATGAAGTGGGAATGACGGTCGAGGAAACCGCCAAAGCCATTTTGACGAAGTCCTGCCAAAAGATTGTCCCGGTTATCGAAGACCTGATTACCAAGTATAAAATTGAACGCGAGCAGATTGTGCTGGTGGGGGCCGGCGGCGGGGCGGGCACCCTGCTGACCTTTACCGCCAAGATGATGAATTTTAAATATCAGATTCCCGAGAACGCCGAGGTCATCTCCTCCATCGGCGTGGCCCTGGCCATGGTGCGCGAGATGGTGGAACGGACCATTCCCAATCCCACCGCCTCCGACATCGCCCAGTTGAAGAAGGAAGCCAAGGAGCTTGCCATGAACAGCGGCGCGGTGGAAGACGGCATCGAGGTATATGTGGAGATCGACGATCAGGCGCAGAAGGTTACCGCCATCGCCATGGGCTCCACCGAGGTTAAGACCACCGATTTGATGAAGAACTGCACCGAGGAGGAGGCCCTGCAGATCGCGGCGGAATCGATCGGCGCGGAACCGGGCGCCATGCGGATGGAGGCCTGCAACGGACTGGTATTCGTGGCGACCGCCGAAAAAGACGGGAAAACGCCGGTGCGCGTCGTCGACAAAAAGGGCTTCGTCAAGATTCAGCGCGCCAACGGCATCGTCCGATCCACCACCATGAAAGACGCCGTCGAAATGCTGCGGCGGATGTGGGACAGTGCCAGTAACTTCTCCAGTGAGATGCGGATCAATCCCGATGTCTATGTCATTGCCGGTTCGCGGGTGCTGGACTATTCCGGGATCCCTGAGCTGATACAGGTCTCGGGTTTGATCGAGGCCGAGCTTTGCGATCGCGCTCCGGAGGACGACATCATTCTGGTGCTGGCCCGCAATGAGCTGTAATGAGCGGCGCAAACCATGACCCGGAGCTGCTGCGCCGCGCCGCGCAAGCGGCGTTGGATCTTTCCGAGTGCGACTGGTACCGTTATCTGCTGCGCAAGAATGTTTCCGGCCGCAGCCTCAGCGACGCCGAGGAACGCGCCGTAATCGACGGCGCGACGCGAACCGCGGCCGCGCTGGCGCGGCAAGTCACGGCTACGTACGGCCGGCTTTCTCCGCCGGAACTGGCGGCGGCCCTCGGCCTAAAAGTAGCCGAGCGACCGGCCGGTGAATCGCCGGAGCCATACTTGTATCTGGCACTTTATGAGCCGGCCGCCCGCGCGATTATCTTGAATGAGGACGTGATGCTGCGGGTGCGGCGGTTCATTGAGGTCAACGGCTTGACTGATCTCACCCATCCGGAGGATATTCCGGCCGTTGCCTTGTTTCATGAGATTTTTCACGCGCTGGAGGAAGAGACTCCGGACATTTATACGCGCAGCCGGATGCTGAACCGCAAGGCGCTGGGTCTATTTCCCTACCGGCGCGGCCTGGACGGCGCGTCGGAGGTGGGGGCGGTTCATTTTTCCAGGGAAATGGCGGGCCTCGCTTACTGCCCCTGTATTTTCGAGCGGTATTTATTGCTGGCGCTGGGCCAGTTATCAATTGATCTTTTCGTGCCGAACGTGTAGAATGAAAAAAGGAAAAACCTCGGCCGCGTTGGAACCGGACGGTTGACGCCGGCGCGAGGGAGCCCGCTTGGGCACAAGCTCCGCATCAAATAAGGAGAGGACTTATTGCAGTACAATGATTATCAATTGGCGTCCCTGAAAGAACAGGCTTCCGGCGGCGAGGTGTACCAGATACTGCGCCGCGCCATCGAGGAGCTATATTTGCAGCCGGGCGCCGTTTTGAGCATCAAGGATATTTGCGAGCATTTCGAGATTGGCCGTTCGCCGGTGCGGGACGCGCTGATCCGGCTGGATCAGGAAGGGCTGGTGACCTTACTGCCGCAGCGCGGCACGATGATTTCCCGGATCGATCTGGCCCGGGTCGAGCAGGAACGGTTTTTGCGCCTTTCGGTCGAGGAAGAAGTGATGAAGCTATTTATGGCCTGCCACACGCCGTCGGATATTACCCTGCTGAACGAGGCGCTGCGCCGGCAACAGGAACTGCTCGACCGGAAAGAGGTGGATATGCGCGAATTCCTCCTGCGCGACGACGAATTTCACGAAGTGTTTTACGCCGTGGCGGACAAACTCTTCTGTCTGCGGGCCATTCAGAACGTCTGGGGCCATTATCGCCGGATGCGCCTTTTGACCTGCGGCACCGACTCCGGCCTCCAGGAGGTTATTCGCCAACACAGCGCGTTGATCGCGGCCATGCAGGCGCGCGACACCGAACTGATGCGCAACATTTTTCTCGTTCATCTGAGAAAGCTGGA encodes:
- a CDS encoding citrate transporter; translated protein: MITGLLLLVTFIGLIIYCMKGGNLLVGFIAASIVWCIIGRVPMSTVVTDIFQTSVENYGKTIAIIVFGAWFGRVLVDTGIAGYIIKKTVELAGDMPLVTTLMLSIVCALIFTSAFGVGSVMAIGMIVLPILFSLGIDKKTALGAYLLAVAAGMYLNIAYVNQFFAVFPNVKYDDHYIRFAIIATIVHVAVMCAFIVFNYFRSKKGGKARAWAVGAAAEQKDAKSLGWYCVIVPFIPIIMVSFFKWQPIPSFLLGIFLGLLLTRNFASYSLAVEKIQKTLYDGIADSGLLIGMLYSVNIFQAAAKQVSPILQNLLGGIIPTAPVIILIAFCVLAPLALFRGPLMIWGSGIALVSIFQAMGVFSEMFLFALFLVPPVAIVASACPTQSWTMWGLSYAKLEPKQYIKTNLPWAWAILIIVEILAFVMIGNV
- a CDS encoding hydantoinase/oxoprolinase family protein; translation: MSNRAIRIGIDVGGTHTKAVAIDNNTNQIVGKGSVMTTHHHERGVAAGVVEAFQKCLAENDIRPDEVIFIAHSTTQATNALLEGDVARVGVIGLSGGGLEGFLAKRQTKIKDIDLGTGKFIEIDHTHLKIKEMSPENVKNTIQSLLERGDRVIVASKAFGVDNMREERMVAEEAERQGVPCTVASDITKLYGLTTRTRTAALNASILPKMLETANSTEQSVRSTGIKVPLMIMRGDGGVMEINEMKKRPILTMLSGPAASVIGALMYLRASNGIYFEVGGTSTNIGVIKNGRPAVDYSIIGGHRTYVNSLDVRVLGVAGGSMVRARKGEVIDVGPRSAHIAGMGYACFTDPALFDGATLYYVKPRENDPADYVAIKLNNGESVTITNTCAANVLGILGETDYARGNAGSSRKAMQLLADEVGMTVEETAKAILTKSCQKIVPVIEDLITKYKIEREQIVLVGAGGGAGTLLTFTAKMMNFKYQIPENAEVISSIGVALAMVREMVERTIPNPTASDIAQLKKEAKELAMNSGAVEDGIEVYVEIDDQAQKVTAIAMGSTEVKTTDLMKNCTEEEALQIAAESIGAEPGAMRMEACNGLVFVATAEKDGKTPVRVVDKKGFVKIQRANGIVRSTTMKDAVEMLRRMWDSASNFSSEMRINPDVYVIAGSRVLDYSGIPELIQVSGLIEAELCDRAPEDDIILVLARNEL
- a CDS encoding GntR family transcriptional regulator, encoding MQYNDYQLASLKEQASGGEVYQILRRAIEELYLQPGAVLSIKDICEHFEIGRSPVRDALIRLDQEGLVTLLPQRGTMISRIDLARVEQERFLRLSVEEEVMKLFMACHTPSDITLLNEALRRQQELLDRKEVDMREFLLRDDEFHEVFYAVADKLFCLRAIQNVWGHYRRMRLLTCGTDSGLQEVIRQHSALIAAMQARDTELMRNIFLVHLRKLDREERSLLKKYPYLFKGADDRESVNPRLRADYLQTLRMEKGII